One region of Demequina sp. TMPB413 genomic DNA includes:
- the murJ gene encoding murein biosynthesis integral membrane protein MurJ: protein MTTEGSDATPPIDPAGPGAAGGGATASSGQVGRHALVMASGTLVSRALGMVRSTLLVIAIGLTGSVAADAYAVANKLPNVMFAVLAAGVLNSALVPQIVKSFQADRVRTVHRILTLGGVGILAVTTLLTVTAGLWVRLYSNWDADQTALATAFAFWCIPQLLFYGLYTLFGQVLNAREQFGWFMWAPVANNVVAIAGLVAYLALFGRYMLDENASVSAIVGQWTTTKIVLVAGVATLGIAAQALILIPPMIRGGYRWRWVWRGPKGELRTVTRVASWALAAVVVEQVGVAAITNIASAASDAAPKDPTVAGVFGYDFALGIFLMPHSLISVSLMTVLFTQMARHASNANMARLRDVISEGVRNIGVLTMIAGAIMVVASPHLVRVLALSASVESVAAVAWVLAIMSLALVPLGASVIVKQAYFALEDGRTVFLIHIPMTLAWLAVAYSVKGLMDPVWWVRGAALGLVATNVVAVVLRTWGLYRRLGGVDLRRILVTYAKAATAASLAIVVGVGILAVGPHSWNDQGVTAVMTSVGMSAAIGIAMFAVYAGASKVLKVSEVSAAVSAVTRRLRRVR from the coding sequence ATGACTACCGAAGGCAGTGACGCGACGCCGCCGATAGATCCGGCAGGGCCTGGCGCGGCGGGAGGCGGCGCCACCGCGTCATCTGGGCAGGTCGGAAGACACGCCTTGGTGATGGCGTCGGGAACGCTCGTGTCGCGAGCGCTCGGTATGGTGCGGTCCACGTTGCTGGTAATCGCCATCGGTCTCACCGGCTCGGTAGCGGCCGATGCCTACGCCGTCGCCAACAAGTTGCCGAACGTGATGTTTGCGGTGCTAGCGGCGGGCGTCCTCAACTCCGCGCTCGTGCCGCAAATCGTGAAGTCCTTCCAGGCGGACCGCGTCCGCACAGTGCACCGCATCCTGACTCTCGGGGGCGTCGGCATCCTGGCGGTGACGACGCTCCTCACGGTCACTGCCGGATTGTGGGTCAGGCTCTACTCCAACTGGGACGCTGATCAGACGGCACTGGCCACCGCTTTCGCGTTCTGGTGCATCCCGCAGTTGCTCTTCTACGGTCTCTACACGCTGTTCGGCCAGGTGCTCAATGCGCGCGAGCAGTTTGGGTGGTTCATGTGGGCGCCCGTGGCAAACAACGTGGTGGCCATAGCGGGACTTGTCGCGTACTTGGCCCTTTTTGGTCGCTACATGCTCGACGAGAACGCCTCCGTGAGCGCCATCGTTGGCCAATGGACGACGACAAAGATCGTGCTGGTCGCAGGCGTCGCCACGCTCGGTATCGCTGCCCAAGCATTGATCCTGATCCCGCCAATGATCCGCGGCGGCTACCGCTGGCGCTGGGTGTGGCGCGGACCCAAGGGCGAGTTGAGAACGGTCACGAGGGTCGCGAGTTGGGCGCTGGCGGCGGTGGTAGTTGAGCAGGTGGGAGTCGCCGCCATTACGAACATCGCGTCTGCGGCGTCGGACGCCGCGCCCAAGGACCCGACAGTCGCTGGCGTCTTTGGCTACGACTTCGCGCTCGGCATCTTCCTCATGCCCCACTCATTGATTTCCGTTTCGCTCATGACCGTGCTGTTCACGCAGATGGCACGTCACGCCTCGAACGCGAACATGGCGCGCTTGCGGGACGTGATCAGCGAGGGCGTGCGCAACATCGGCGTTCTCACGATGATCGCGGGAGCCATCATGGTGGTCGCTTCGCCGCACTTGGTGCGAGTGCTGGCGCTGTCTGCGTCGGTCGAGTCGGTCGCTGCGGTCGCCTGGGTGCTCGCGATCATGAGCCTCGCGCTCGTACCCCTCGGCGCCTCCGTCATCGTCAAGCAGGCGTACTTCGCGCTCGAGGACGGGCGCACCGTCTTCCTCATCCACATCCCGATGACCCTCGCCTGGCTTGCGGTGGCCTACTCGGTCAAGGGCTTGATGGACCCCGTCTGGTGGGTCAGGGGCGCAGCGCTTGGCCTTGTCGCGACCAATGTTGTCGCCGTCGTCTTGCGCACCTGGGGCCTGTATCGACGCCTCGGGGGCGTCGACCTGCGACGCATCCTCGTCACCTACGCCAAAGCGGCGACTGCTGCCAGCCTCGCCATCGTCGTCGGCGTCGGGATTCTCGCCGTCGGACCACATTCTTGGAACGATCAAGGCGTCACAGCCGTCATGACCAGCGTGGGAATGTCTGCCGCGATTGGGATCGCAATGTTTGCCGTCTACGCCGGTGCGAGCAAGGTGCTGAAGGTCTCCGAGGTGAGCGCCGCTGTCAGCGCCGTCACGCGCCGGTTGCGCCGCGTACGATGA
- a CDS encoding CCA tRNA nucleotidyltransferase: protein MTLQAAPSVPPRDVLAARAGALGAAVPQEVAALAALFDDAGYEFALVGGPVRDAFLGRSSADLDFTTSARPDETERLLKQWTRATWDMGRDFGTIGGRRGDLVVEITTFRADEYDGASRKPVVAFGDSLEGDLARRDFTINAMAVRLPSGDFVDPFGGLEDLAGGLLRTPIEPALSFGDDPLRMMRAARFASQLGFEIEPATFAAMHAMADRIEIVSAERVRDELTKLLMGARVRDGLTALVDSGIAEHVLPELPALQLEVDEHHHHKDVYQHTLTVVEQAIDLETGPDGPVPGPDLVLRLAALMHDIGKPATRRLEPGGGVSFHHHELVGAKLTGKRLKALRFDKDTIKAVARLVELHLRFHGYGEARWSDSAVRRYVTDAGDQLERLHRLTRADVTTRNRRKAERLAFAYDDLENRITELRAREEVDAIRPDLDGTQIMAELGIGPGRDVGLAYKHLLELRMEHGPLGDERARAELRAWWAGRA from the coding sequence ATGACGCTTCAGGCCGCTCCTTCCGTTCCGCCCCGTGACGTCCTTGCGGCGAGGGCTGGCGCGTTGGGTGCAGCGGTGCCACAAGAGGTTGCCGCGCTGGCGGCGCTCTTCGACGACGCTGGCTACGAGTTCGCACTCGTCGGGGGGCCGGTGCGCGACGCCTTCTTGGGCCGGTCGAGCGCCGATCTTGACTTCACCACGTCGGCTAGGCCTGACGAGACCGAGCGGCTCCTCAAGCAGTGGACCCGCGCGACGTGGGACATGGGGAGGGACTTTGGCACCATTGGCGGGCGCAGGGGCGACCTCGTGGTGGAGATCACGACGTTCAGGGCCGACGAGTATGACGGCGCCTCCCGTAAGCCGGTGGTGGCCTTCGGCGACTCGCTCGAAGGCGACCTCGCCAGGCGCGACTTCACCATCAATGCGATGGCGGTGCGGTTGCCGAGTGGGGACTTCGTTGACCCCTTTGGTGGACTGGAGGACCTCGCCGGGGGCTTGCTCCGGACCCCGATCGAACCGGCGCTGTCCTTTGGCGACGATCCCTTGCGCATGATGCGTGCGGCGCGCTTTGCGTCCCAACTTGGCTTCGAGATTGAGCCGGCGACGTTCGCGGCCATGCATGCGATGGCCGACCGCATCGAGATTGTCTCGGCGGAGCGCGTGCGAGATGAGCTCACCAAACTGCTCATGGGTGCGCGTGTGCGTGATGGCCTCACGGCGCTGGTCGACTCGGGGATCGCCGAGCACGTGCTTCCTGAACTGCCAGCCCTCCAGCTTGAGGTCGATGAGCACCACCATCACAAGGACGTCTATCAGCACACGCTGACCGTGGTCGAGCAGGCCATCGACCTCGAGACCGGTCCAGACGGCCCTGTGCCCGGGCCCGACCTGGTGTTGCGCTTGGCCGCCCTCATGCACGACATCGGCAAGCCCGCCACTCGGCGGCTCGAGCCGGGAGGCGGCGTGTCCTTCCATCACCACGAGTTGGTGGGCGCCAAGCTCACCGGCAAGCGGCTCAAGGCTCTGCGCTTTGATAAGGACACGATCAAGGCTGTCGCGCGATTGGTCGAGTTGCATTTGCGGTTCCACGGCTACGGCGAGGCCCGGTGGTCTGACTCGGCCGTGAGGCGCTACGTGACCGACGCGGGCGATCAGTTGGAGAGGCTGCACCGGTTGACCCGTGCCGACGTGACGACTCGCAATCGACGCAAGGCCGAGCGTCTCGCGTTCGCCTATGACGACCTAGAGAACCGCATCACTGAGTTGCGTGCCCGCGAAGAGGTCGACGCGATTCGTCCCGATCTCGACGGAACACAGATCATGGCCGAGCTTGGCATCGGGCCCGGCCGCGACGTCGGCCTGGCCTACAAGCACCTTTTGGAGTTGCGCATGGAGCACGGGCCGCTGGGGGACGAGCGCGCCCGCGCCGAACTTCGGGCGTGGTGGGCTGGGCGCGCCTAA
- a CDS encoding DUF6049 family protein has protein sequence MKTASAHLGRLARAAAVAVICGLAVAGAAGASMAQGGAAQTAQQVEAAVDASVVGSMPVSADPLTRLGTYVSVRAPLTDLSNVSATLTVTEAPLTSAAAINGFMEDPTGVASRAVATAPVTASSTSSPSPPGALPVGTTATVGLSVTPGGLGLPTPDWGVYGLTVSVAVDGKVVWSQASPVTWQPDLVPPLDVTVLASISGPPERVDALLAAASDERVTLLVDPSALTVRQRLDLNDREAYTLPIGNLDVTSVAHAGAPALLDAAVAESRELSSLSWIAVAAAADDATAALTTNAGAVAILADAKWAGAQPSTASVVTAEPVGEVALAPVVLPHLDLSLALASQPPSHPATNATVLALAALNAGQGNTSVVIAPGDSWVVDGTRPSQAIDALLDAPFVTATPLTAALSAPDRPAVDLPESLASEADAGSELAVGAVSALDRLSVMATAADAPSKMVADAQRAVWSSMSLPDRADPERRRAEFDEAMAQAEAVIKAVTVTSGTSLNLVSSSGQVPVTVRNDLDVPVTLRVAMMSRSPILLTKAQPTATVDAGTEATVLVPVNAVSNGDVKVTVALRNEEGQTVAVAETLRVRVRAQWGNAATGIFTAGLAVLLIAGIVRTARRGRKDTRVRPTSADDVAGASDADA, from the coding sequence ATGAAGACAGCGTCAGCTCACCTAGGACGGCTCGCCAGGGCGGCGGCGGTAGCAGTCATCTGTGGCCTCGCGGTCGCGGGCGCCGCCGGTGCCTCGATGGCACAAGGTGGAGCGGCCCAGACGGCGCAGCAAGTGGAGGCCGCAGTGGACGCCTCCGTTGTCGGCAGCATGCCCGTGTCCGCCGACCCGCTCACTCGCCTCGGCACTTACGTCTCCGTGCGGGCACCCCTGACCGACCTCTCGAATGTCTCTGCGACGCTCACCGTCACGGAGGCGCCGTTGACCTCCGCCGCGGCGATCAACGGATTCATGGAAGATCCCACAGGGGTCGCTAGTCGTGCGGTCGCCACCGCGCCCGTCACCGCCTCATCCACGTCCTCGCCCTCGCCGCCTGGCGCCCTGCCGGTGGGCACAACCGCCACCGTCGGCCTCTCGGTCACGCCAGGCGGGCTCGGCCTGCCAACGCCAGACTGGGGCGTTTACGGACTCACGGTCTCCGTCGCGGTGGATGGCAAGGTCGTGTGGTCTCAAGCCTCTCCCGTGACGTGGCAGCCCGACCTGGTTCCTCCGCTCGACGTCACGGTCCTCGCCTCGATCTCAGGTCCTCCCGAGCGCGTGGACGCACTCCTGGCCGCTGCCAGCGATGAGCGCGTCACTCTGCTCGTCGATCCGTCAGCCCTCACGGTGCGGCAGCGTCTCGACCTCAATGACAGGGAGGCCTACACGCTGCCTATCGGAAATCTCGATGTGACGAGCGTGGCCCACGCGGGAGCACCAGCCCTGCTCGATGCGGCCGTTGCCGAGTCGCGCGAGCTCTCCTCTCTGTCATGGATCGCAGTGGCGGCAGCGGCCGATGACGCCACCGCGGCACTCACGACCAACGCGGGCGCCGTCGCGATCCTCGCCGATGCCAAGTGGGCAGGCGCGCAGCCCTCCACCGCATCCGTCGTGACAGCCGAGCCGGTGGGCGAAGTGGCTCTCGCCCCCGTCGTCCTGCCCCACCTCGACCTCTCGCTCGCGCTCGCGTCTCAGCCACCGTCGCACCCGGCGACTAACGCGACCGTCCTGGCGCTGGCCGCCCTGAATGCCGGCCAAGGCAACACATCGGTCGTCATCGCGCCAGGGGATAGTTGGGTGGTCGACGGAACGCGGCCATCCCAGGCGATCGACGCTCTTCTCGATGCGCCCTTTGTCACCGCGACGCCCCTCACTGCGGCGCTCTCCGCCCCCGACAGGCCCGCGGTGGACCTCCCCGAGTCGCTCGCTAGCGAAGCGGATGCCGGTTCGGAGTTGGCCGTCGGCGCCGTCTCGGCACTCGACCGCTTGAGCGTCATGGCGACTGCCGCCGACGCGCCCTCCAAGATGGTGGCAGATGCGCAACGCGCCGTGTGGTCATCCATGTCGCTGCCGGACCGCGCCGACCCTGAACGTAGAAGGGCCGAGTTCGACGAGGCGATGGCGCAGGCGGAAGCCGTCATCAAGGCTGTCACCGTCACGTCGGGCACCTCGCTCAATCTGGTGTCGTCATCTGGCCAGGTGCCCGTCACCGTGCGCAACGATCTTGACGTACCCGTCACCCTGAGGGTCGCGATGATGTCACGGTCGCCTATCCTGCTCACCAAGGCGCAACCCACGGCCACCGTCGATGCCGGCACGGAAGCCACCGTGCTCGTCCCTGTCAACGCCGTGTCCAACGGCGACGTGAAGGTGACAGTCGCTCTGCGCAACGAGGAAGGCCAGACGGTCGCCGTCGCGGAGACGCTTCGTGTGAGGGTGCGTGCGCAATGGGGAAACGCTGCGACGGGCATCTTTACCGCAGGCCTCGCCGTCCTCTTGATCGCTGGCATCGTTCGCACAGCTCGCCGTGGACGCAAGGACACCAGGGTGCGGCCGACGAGCGCGGACGACGTCGCAGGCGCGTCCGACGCCGACGCGTGA
- a CDS encoding NUDIX hydrolase: MPDSPIPRPSRMPRAPAGAMIRRRRAQRVAGQLPVSREVSAGGVTVKIEDGVAYVACIGRRNRAGRLEWCLPKGHIEGVETPEEAAVREVAEETGISAEVVQPLGVIDYWFTGDDRRVHKKVYHFLLEAISGTITTENDPDQEAEVAAWVPIDELRTKLAFPNERKMAQTAAELLTARA; this comes from the coding sequence ATGCCGGACTCGCCGATTCCTCGACCTAGCCGCATGCCGCGGGCCCCGGCGGGCGCCATGATTCGCCGCCGCAGGGCTCAGCGGGTCGCGGGTCAGTTGCCGGTGTCGCGCGAGGTGTCCGCCGGCGGGGTGACGGTGAAGATCGAGGACGGCGTCGCCTACGTCGCGTGCATCGGCCGCCGCAACAGGGCAGGCAGGCTGGAGTGGTGCCTCCCGAAGGGACACATCGAAGGGGTGGAAACGCCGGAAGAGGCCGCCGTCCGCGAGGTGGCGGAAGAGACGGGGATCTCGGCTGAGGTTGTTCAGCCCCTCGGCGTGATCGACTACTGGTTCACGGGAGACGACCGCCGAGTCCACAAGAAGGTCTATCACTTCCTTCTCGAGGCGATCAGCGGCACCATCACCACGGAGAACGACCCCGACCAAGAAGCTGAAGTTGCCGCATGGGTGCCGATCGACGAGTTGCGCACCAAACTGGCCTTTCCCAATGAGCGCAAGATGGCCCAGACCGCCGCCGAGTTGCTCACCGCGCGGGCATGA